The Deltaproteobacteria bacterium genome window below encodes:
- a CDS encoding ABC transporter ATP-binding protein: MSIVFKNLWKSFGPKTVLRGINLEIHEGETLFIIGGSGTGKSVTIKHLIGLLRKDRGEIWIDGKEVSDYTEEQFMDVRKKCAMVFQNPALLDSLTIGENVAFSLRRHTTLSDPEIRKRVAETLALVNMEGYESKMPAEVSGGMQKRVSLARSIILRPKYVLYDEPTTGADPVTANTINDLIKTMARELKVTSIVVSHDMESVKQVANRVAMLYQGQFICDSSPEDIWKSPNPYVQQFITGSPVGPME; encoded by the coding sequence GTGAGTATTGTCTTCAAGAACCTCTGGAAGAGCTTCGGGCCGAAGACCGTGCTCCGGGGCATCAACCTCGAAATCCACGAGGGGGAGACGCTGTTTATCATCGGCGGTTCGGGAACCGGCAAATCGGTGACGATCAAGCATCTCATCGGGCTGCTCCGCAAGGACCGGGGGGAAATCTGGATCGACGGCAAGGAAGTGAGCGACTATACCGAAGAGCAGTTCATGGACGTCCGCAAGAAGTGCGCGATGGTGTTCCAGAACCCCGCCCTGCTGGATTCGCTCACCATCGGCGAGAATGTGGCCTTCTCCCTGCGCCGCCACACCACCCTCTCCGACCCGGAAATCCGGAAGCGGGTGGCTGAGACGCTCGCACTGGTCAACATGGAAGGTTACGAATCGAAGATGCCGGCCGAAGTGTCCGGCGGCATGCAGAAGCGTGTCTCGCTCGCCCGGTCGATCATCCTGCGTCCGAAATACGTGCTTTACGACGAGCCCACGACGGGCGCCGACCCGGTGACAGCCAACACCATCAACGACCTGATCAAGACCATGGCACGGGAGCTGAAGGTGACGTCCATCGTGGTGTCGCACGACATGGAATCGGTCAAGCAGGTGGCCAACCGTGTGGCCATGCTGTATCAGGGACAGTTCATATGCGACAGCAGCCCGGAAGATATCTGGAAGAGTCCGAATCCGTATGTGCAGCAGTT